A window of Cryptomeria japonica chromosome 3, Sugi_1.0, whole genome shotgun sequence contains these coding sequences:
- the LOC131029553 gene encoding uncharacterized mitochondrial protein AtMg00860-like: MENFDHRFELEVGARLPVKAPYQLSGPEMAKLRKQLAELVEAGYLRPSRSPYATLVWFQHKKEGTLRLCVNYSVLNKLKIKNKEVFKLLKMHELYVKKEKCAFAQQEVLFLGHIVGHYQIHLDLEKLPEIRNWEPLCNVHEVRHFLGLANYYRKFVGGYSRIASPLTDLLKKDRSWKWGVKKQSAFDALKEKLTKEPVSLLMEVGVPNESDFNNNTLSLSLWKAESSSSKGVHTRSWVDDP; this comes from the exons atgGAGAATTTTGATCACAGGTTTGAGCTAGAAGTTGGAGCAAGACTGCCTGTCAAGGCTCCTTATCAACTCTCAGGACCTGAGATGGCCAAGCTAAGGAAACAGTTGGCAGAACTCGTTGAGGCGGGATACTTGCGTCCATCTAGATCTCCTTATGCAACTCTAGTTTGGTTTCAGCACAAGAAGGAAGGGACATTGAGGTTGTGTGTCAACTACAGTGTGTTGAACAAGCTGAAAATCAAGAACAA GGAAGTGTTCAAACTGCTCAAAATGCATGAACTCTATGTGAAGAAGGAAAAGTGTGCATTTGCACAACAGGAAGTATTGTTTCTTGGCCACATTGTTGGACATTATCAGATCCACCTAGATCTAGAGAAGCTGCCAGAAATTCGCAATTGGGAGCCACTTTGTAATGTTCACGAGGTGAGGCATTTCCTCGGCTTGGCCAACTACTATAGGAAGTTTGTTGGAGGCTATTCCAGGATCGCAAGCCCCCTCACTGATTTGTTGAAGAAGGATAGAAGTTGGAAATGGGGAGTGAAGAAACAAAGTGCATTTGATGCATTGAAGGAGAAGCTGACTAAGGAGCCAGTCTCACTCTTGATGGAAGTAGGAGTTCCGAATGAATCTGATTTCAATAACAACACACTTTCTCTAAGTCTTTGGAAGGCTGAGAGCTCAAGCAGCAAAGGGGTGCACACTAGAAGTTGGGTTGATGATCCATAG